In a single window of the uncultured Dysgonomonas sp. genome:
- a CDS encoding hybrid sensor histidine kinase/response regulator transcription factor, with amino-acid sequence MFYCLKRHRLYLLLFAFVFLNIEAKQISVKPIPLISQLPSNSVRRIHQDKEGFMWFGTLDGLCRYDGYRILTFRSNLNNPNLIASNDISCLAEDKNNRLWIGTRSGINILDKKTYIITPLEDKEVRNQNIETILVTSDGHIWVGTRSTVLCYNPDLTLKKKYNNELPSTNINSIYEAPDGTLWVALWRNGIYRYNPKDDTFKHYPQIGSGNNPFRIYQDNRKQYWVCTWGNGLYLFNPEKEGDEMYVRQEVFNKERQLAEDTFFSIVQDDKYGYVWVMSISGLHAFEYDKDGKLKNIDVSYLFKESNNIYSEIIKDRTGNLWIATFSEGVLTINFDRPVIKNYSILSIKERTGITPNITAIYGDGDGDIWVNQNRWGLGIFNPEKNSIRLYSDYPQLKNLPILSNVSCISQFRSIPEEIWVGPENEARIYCMKKDKDNIIISRSIDLSTIASDAGNPRIFFEDRNNNIWIVTSTGLLIKPYNKENIEAVNFSLGTISGITEDTRGTIWISSKNSGISQIPMTGNYQAGKLQIKNFNKEGNNLPSNNIESICADINGKVWLGTKEGSIIAYDLISQQFKDVSESLKMTGEAILNIVTDNFGHVWVSTNKRVTEYNPENGASKNYSGTDGVIVNSFLINSYFKNKDGKIFFGGNKGISVFTPSETLSEQAKQTRTFITDIKINNSSVFQGNKNLRFNIISQSLTFEPDDKNIEIDFSSLDYTFPSKIQYAYKMEGVDDDWVYTENDRQFAIYNQLSKGSHTFYIKATDENRLWSSEVTQLKIYKRPAFYETWWAYTIYLILLLAAIYWTYRIIKNRIRLRNELKIAQIEKDKSEELTQTKLRYFTNISHDFLTPLTIISCLIDDAEITYKSKITQFDTMRSSVNRLRRLLQQVLDFRKVESGNMKLKISQGEVVTFIRDICYTNFLPLMKKKDIEFSFSSQPNHIQGYFDADKIDKVVFNMLSNAYKYTPRNGKVEISLNKYQRNNHPYLQIRISDTGVGIAKEDQADIFTRFYTNKMTEASDTNGIGLSLTKDLVDLHHGTISVESEIDVGTTFTIDIPIDKESYNDSEMGKSDQVIVYEKNIDLMSLDEPSGEDINTSNQEIKERTTVLLVEDNEELLTLIGNILSKHYHVLTAPNGVEALDRVKDNNIDIVISDVMMPRMDGLELCRRLKKDLETSHIPVILLTAKNSADDRIECYNAGADGYISKPFELKVLEARINNFLTNKKDKQKEFKTDVEINISTLEYPSIDEQFLNNAIKIIEEHLSEPEFDVNTFAEHLNMSKSSLYRKIKTMTGLAPIEFIRNIRLKHACQMLKDKSISISEVAYSVGFSDPKYFTSCFKLEFNLTPSDFQRNAG; translated from the coding sequence ATGTTTTACTGCTTAAAACGACACCGGCTATATTTATTATTATTTGCTTTTGTTTTTCTGAACATAGAGGCAAAACAAATATCCGTAAAGCCAATTCCTTTAATAAGCCAATTACCATCCAATTCTGTCCGCAGAATACATCAGGACAAAGAGGGCTTTATGTGGTTTGGTACACTAGACGGACTATGCAGATATGATGGATATCGCATACTGACCTTCCGTTCCAACCTGAACAACCCCAATTTAATCGCGAGCAATGATATTTCCTGTCTGGCTGAAGATAAAAACAACCGCTTGTGGATAGGAACACGCAGCGGGATAAACATTCTGGATAAAAAGACATATATAATTACGCCACTGGAAGATAAGGAAGTCCGGAATCAAAATATAGAAACAATTCTGGTCACATCCGACGGCCATATATGGGTAGGAACACGAAGTACTGTCTTATGCTATAATCCGGATTTAACACTAAAGAAGAAATACAATAATGAACTCCCATCTACAAACATCAATTCTATCTACGAAGCCCCCGACGGTACTCTGTGGGTAGCACTATGGAGGAATGGCATATACAGATACAATCCTAAAGATGATACATTCAAACATTATCCTCAGATTGGAAGCGGGAACAACCCCTTCAGAATATATCAGGATAACAGGAAGCAATATTGGGTTTGTACATGGGGCAATGGATTATATCTGTTCAATCCTGAGAAAGAAGGAGATGAGATGTATGTCCGGCAAGAGGTTTTCAACAAGGAAAGGCAACTGGCTGAAGATACATTTTTCAGCATTGTACAGGACGACAAATACGGATACGTCTGGGTGATGTCTATTTCAGGACTGCATGCTTTCGAATATGATAAGGATGGCAAACTAAAAAACATTGATGTATCTTACCTCTTCAAGGAATCTAATAATATATACAGCGAGATAATAAAAGACCGGACAGGCAACTTATGGATAGCAACATTTAGCGAAGGGGTGCTTACAATCAATTTCGACCGCCCTGTCATTAAAAACTACTCTATCTTATCTATCAAGGAACGAACAGGAATAACACCAAACATAACTGCTATCTATGGAGATGGAGATGGAGACATTTGGGTAAATCAGAACCGATGGGGCTTAGGGATATTCAATCCTGAAAAGAACAGCATACGTTTATATTCGGATTACCCCCAATTGAAAAATCTTCCGATACTGAGTAATGTTAGTTGCATCTCTCAGTTTCGCTCCATTCCGGAAGAAATATGGGTAGGGCCTGAAAACGAAGCAAGGATTTACTGTATGAAGAAGGATAAAGACAATATTATCATTTCCAGAAGTATCGACTTATCAACCATTGCTTCAGACGCAGGCAACCCCCGTATATTTTTCGAAGACCGGAATAATAATATCTGGATAGTAACCTCTACAGGTCTTCTTATTAAGCCGTATAATAAAGAAAATATAGAAGCGGTAAACTTTTCCCTCGGTACTATTTCGGGAATAACCGAAGACACAAGAGGTACGATCTGGATCAGTAGCAAAAACTCCGGAATATCTCAAATACCGATGACCGGAAACTATCAGGCCGGAAAGCTCCAGATAAAGAATTTCAACAAAGAAGGAAACAATCTGCCGAGCAATAACATAGAATCCATCTGTGCCGATATAAACGGTAAAGTATGGCTGGGTACCAAAGAGGGCAGTATCATTGCCTATGATCTCATCAGTCAGCAATTCAAAGATGTATCCGAATCGCTGAAGATGACCGGCGAAGCTATACTTAATATTGTCACCGACAACTTCGGGCACGTATGGGTATCTACCAATAAGCGTGTTACCGAGTACAATCCTGAAAACGGAGCCTCTAAGAATTATTCCGGTACCGACGGGGTTATTGTCAATTCATTCCTCATCAATTCTTATTTCAAGAATAAAGATGGTAAAATATTCTTTGGAGGAAATAAGGGGATTTCGGTATTTACTCCATCCGAAACTTTATCCGAACAAGCTAAACAAACCCGGACTTTCATTACTGATATAAAGATCAACAACTCTTCTGTTTTTCAGGGAAATAAGAATCTGCGATTCAACATAATTTCGCAATCCCTGACTTTCGAGCCTGACGATAAGAATATCGAGATTGATTTTTCATCCCTCGATTACACATTCCCTTCTAAGATACAGTACGCCTATAAGATGGAAGGAGTAGACGACGACTGGGTTTATACGGAAAATGACCGCCAGTTTGCAATATATAACCAACTCAGTAAAGGTTCGCATACATTCTATATCAAAGCCACAGATGAAAACAGGCTCTGGAGCAGCGAAGTCACACAACTTAAGATATATAAACGCCCTGCATTCTATGAAACATGGTGGGCATACACCATATACCTTATCTTATTACTCGCTGCGATCTACTGGACATACAGAATTATAAAGAACAGGATAAGGCTTCGCAATGAACTGAAAATAGCGCAGATAGAAAAAGATAAGTCCGAAGAGCTCACACAAACCAAGCTCCGTTACTTTACCAACATCTCGCATGATTTCCTCACGCCATTGACCATTATATCCTGCCTAATTGACGATGCGGAAATCACATACAAAAGTAAGATCACACAGTTCGACACGATGCGATCGAGCGTAAACCGTCTGAGACGGCTTTTACAGCAAGTGCTAGACTTCAGGAAAGTGGAAAGTGGAAATATGAAACTCAAGATATCACAGGGAGAGGTTGTTACATTTATACGGGATATATGTTATACTAATTTCCTTCCGCTGATGAAGAAAAAAGATATCGAGTTCTCTTTCAGTTCCCAGCCGAACCATATACAGGGATACTTCGATGCGGATAAGATAGATAAAGTAGTATTCAATATGTTATCCAATGCATATAAATACACCCCCCGAAACGGAAAGGTAGAAATAAGCCTGAACAAATACCAGAGGAACAATCACCCATACCTGCAAATAAGGATAAGTGATACCGGAGTAGGAATAGCCAAAGAAGACCAGGCGGATATATTCACCCGCTTCTATACCAACAAGATGACTGAAGCCAGCGACACAAACGGCATAGGGTTATCTCTTACGAAAGATCTTGTAGACCTGCATCACGGAACTATAAGTGTAGAAAGTGAAATAGATGTCGGAACTACATTCACAATAGATATCCCGATAGACAAAGAAAGCTATAACGATTCGGAGATGGGTAAATCGGATCAGGTCATTGTATATGAAAAGAATATAGACCTGATGTCATTGGATGAACCTTCCGGTGAGGATATAAATACAAGCAATCAGGAAATTAAAGAACGTACGACCGTATTACTGGTAGAGGACAACGAAGAATTACTGACCCTTATCGGCAATATACTGTCAAAACACTATCATGTACTCACTGCGCCCAATGGCGTGGAAGCATTGGACCGTGTGAAAGACAACAATATAGACATTGTAATCAGCGACGTCATGATGCCCCGTATGGACGGGTTGGAACTTTGCCGCAGATTGAAGAAAGATCTCGAAACCAGCCATATTCCAGTAATATTACTAACTGCCAAAAACAGCGCGGACGACCGCATAGAATGCTATAATGCCGGTGCGGACGGATATATATCTAAACCTTTTGAACTTAAAGTATTGGAAGCCCGCATCAATAATTTCCTTACAAACAAGAAGGACAAGCAAAAAGAATTCAAGACAGATGTGGAGATAAACATCTCTACGCTCGAATACCCGTCTATAGATGAGCAGTTCCTCAATAATGCAATAAAGATAATAGAGGAGCATCTGTCCGAACCCGAGTTCGATGTCAATACATTTGCCGAGCATCTCAACATGTCTAAGTCTTCCCTGTACCGTAAAATAAAGACGATGACTGGGCTTGCACCTATCGAGTTTATCCGCAATATCAGGCTGAAGCATGCCTGCCAGATGTTGAAGGACAAGTCCATATCCATATCCGAGGTCGCCTATTCGGTAGGCTTCTCAGACCCTAAGTACTTCACATCGTGCTTCAAACTGGAATTCAATCTAACGCCTAGCGATTTCCAACGAAATGCAGGGTAA
- a CDS encoding glycoside hydrolase family 2 TIM barrel-domain containing protein: protein MKKTLFLLSVFLCSGLFAQNNIPDWENPEVFAVNKEETRATSLPYPSDQLALTDDYAASPYYQLLDGMWKFYWVPKVAEVPEGFYKENYDASKWVNMPVPGNWEFNGYGIPMYVNTGFGFPKNPPHIDREDSPTGAYRHEFNIPDNWDGRKVFIHFEGGTNSMYVWVNGQKVGYTENSKSPAEFDITKYIRKGKNILACEVHKFSDGSYIEDQDMWRLGGINRSVYLYTTAQTRIWDFFAHPDLDKNYKNGVFSVDVKLKNYTNTAQAQTVDVTIVDNAGKKVFAKSQKATIPAENTSDLLFSGNVSNPLKWTAETPNLYTMLITLKDSKGNVVEATSHKIGFRKIEIKDGQLFVNGKKVFFKGVNLHEFNTNTGQVVTHKEMMRNLQLMKELNINAVRTSHYPQQPLWYKLCDEYGIYLVDEANLESHGLGYGPDNVSNFPEWHATHMDRIIRAVERDKNHASVIFWSLGNEASNGKAFFDMYDWAKARDNSRPVQYEQAYQKDRNTDIICHMYPSWENMKRDAAKDLGRPYIMCEYAHAMGNSMGNFQEYWDLMRSSKNMQGGFIWEWYNHGYPAKDEQDRFYWAYGGDLKGYNKMNDGNFVADGIISPDQNYIPHTHIVKKVYQNILFEAKDLDNGVITIINDFKFTDLTNKNYTYKWVLLKNGENAGEGTFDIVVPADTRKDLKLSIPAITAEAGTEYYLQLFAYSKEDTPFIKAGFEVAKGEFAFASNNYFAKSSDASGSLSIDKKDDKIIVTSGPLAYEFSSKDGRSLLSMTNDGKKVFNELPRLNFWRAPTDNDFGEWVQYNLRLWDAAGHNIIYTFKGSQEVNGGITVNYEAKLKGIEAKVDLIYTVNKDGSLTTTANYKALADDLPEMVRFGMIMTLPKQVDDFTWYGRGPWENYIDRNHDTFMGVWNGKVEEQAFAYYRPQETGNKTDVRWLTLKNKDGKGIKVTGAQPLSVSATNNKPEDLDPGMTKKQQHASDILPRNETVLCVDLFQRGVAGLNSWGASPLSPYRFFDKEYTYSYTISVLK from the coding sequence ATGAAAAAAACACTCTTTTTACTTTCAGTGTTTCTGTGCTCAGGTCTTTTTGCCCAGAATAACATCCCTGATTGGGAAAATCCGGAAGTTTTTGCAGTAAATAAGGAAGAAACGCGTGCGACATCGCTACCTTATCCATCCGATCAATTGGCATTGACAGATGATTATGCGGCTTCGCCTTATTATCAGTTGCTCGATGGCATGTGGAAATTCTATTGGGTGCCAAAGGTTGCTGAGGTTCCCGAAGGATTTTATAAAGAAAATTACGATGCCAGCAAATGGGTTAACATGCCTGTGCCGGGTAACTGGGAATTTAACGGTTATGGTATACCAATGTACGTAAATACCGGATTCGGTTTTCCAAAGAATCCTCCCCATATAGATAGAGAAGATTCTCCGACAGGAGCTTACCGTCACGAATTTAATATCCCTGATAATTGGGATGGACGTAAAGTGTTCATTCACTTCGAAGGAGGAACAAATTCGATGTATGTATGGGTAAACGGGCAAAAAGTAGGTTATACCGAAAATTCTAAAAGCCCGGCAGAATTCGATATAACAAAATACATACGCAAAGGAAAAAATATACTGGCTTGCGAAGTACATAAATTCAGTGATGGATCGTATATCGAAGATCAGGATATGTGGCGTCTGGGGGGGATCAATAGGAGTGTATATCTGTATACTACTGCTCAAACCCGCATCTGGGATTTCTTTGCGCATCCCGATTTGGATAAGAATTATAAGAATGGGGTATTCAGTGTCGATGTGAAATTGAAAAACTATACAAATACAGCGCAAGCGCAGACTGTAGATGTTACAATCGTTGATAACGCCGGCAAAAAGGTATTTGCAAAATCGCAGAAAGCAACTATTCCGGCAGAGAATACTAGCGACCTTTTATTCTCAGGAAATGTATCAAATCCGTTGAAATGGACAGCCGAAACACCGAACCTTTATACTATGCTGATTACATTGAAGGATAGTAAAGGCAATGTGGTGGAGGCAACTTCACACAAAATAGGATTCCGTAAGATTGAAATAAAAGACGGACAACTTTTTGTCAACGGTAAAAAAGTGTTCTTTAAAGGAGTGAATCTGCATGAGTTCAACACAAATACGGGACAGGTCGTTACCCACAAAGAAATGATGCGTAACCTGCAACTGATGAAAGAACTGAATATAAATGCAGTGCGCACATCCCATTATCCGCAACAACCGCTTTGGTACAAGCTTTGCGATGAGTATGGTATTTATCTGGTGGACGAAGCTAATCTAGAATCACATGGTCTGGGTTATGGGCCGGATAATGTATCGAACTTCCCCGAATGGCATGCCACACATATGGATCGTATCATCCGTGCAGTAGAACGAGACAAGAATCATGCTTCGGTAATCTTCTGGTCGCTAGGAAACGAAGCCAGCAACGGCAAAGCGTTCTTCGATATGTATGATTGGGCTAAAGCCAGGGATAACAGCCGTCCGGTACAATATGAACAAGCATATCAGAAAGATCGCAATACTGATATTATATGCCATATGTACCCATCTTGGGAAAATATGAAGCGAGACGCAGCCAAAGATTTGGGTCGTCCGTATATCATGTGCGAGTATGCGCATGCAATGGGTAATAGTATGGGTAACTTTCAGGAATATTGGGATTTGATGCGTTCAAGCAAAAATATGCAGGGTGGTTTTATCTGGGAATGGTACAATCACGGATATCCGGCTAAGGATGAGCAGGATCGTTTCTATTGGGCATACGGTGGCGATCTGAAAGGATACAATAAGATGAACGACGGTAACTTTGTGGCAGATGGTATTATCAGTCCCGATCAGAACTATATACCACATACCCACATTGTCAAGAAAGTATATCAGAATATCTTATTCGAAGCTAAAGATTTAGATAATGGAGTAATCACCATAATCAACGATTTCAAATTTACCGACCTTACCAATAAGAATTATACGTATAAATGGGTATTGCTGAAAAATGGAGAAAATGCAGGAGAGGGAACATTCGATATCGTTGTACCTGCCGATACACGTAAAGATTTAAAACTGAGCATCCCTGCGATAACTGCAGAAGCCGGAACAGAATACTATCTTCAGTTATTTGCATATAGCAAAGAAGATACTCCTTTTATTAAAGCCGGATTTGAAGTAGCTAAAGGTGAATTTGCTTTTGCTTCGAATAATTATTTTGCTAAGTCGTCTGATGCTTCGGGATCGTTGTCTATAGATAAGAAAGACGATAAAATCATCGTAACATCGGGACCTCTGGCTTATGAATTCTCTTCTAAGGACGGCCGCAGCTTGCTCTCTATGACTAATGACGGAAAGAAAGTATTCAACGAACTTCCTCGTTTGAACTTCTGGCGTGCTCCTACCGATAACGATTTCGGTGAATGGGTACAGTACAACCTTCGTTTGTGGGATGCTGCCGGACATAATATTATATATACGTTCAAAGGGTCGCAAGAGGTTAATGGCGGTATTACAGTTAATTACGAAGCTAAGCTGAAAGGTATTGAAGCAAAAGTGGATTTGATATATACCGTAAATAAAGATGGAAGCCTTACTACAACGGCTAATTATAAAGCTTTGGCAGACGATCTTCCCGAAATGGTGCGTTTTGGCATGATTATGACTCTACCTAAGCAAGTGGATGACTTTACATGGTATGGACGTGGGCCGTGGGAAAATTATATAGACCGTAACCACGATACATTCATGGGTGTCTGGAATGGCAAGGTTGAAGAACAGGCCTTTGCATATTACCGTCCGCAAGAGACAGGAAATAAGACAGATGTTCGTTGGCTGACATTGAAGAATAAAGATGGTAAAGGTATTAAAGTTACGGGTGCGCAGCCGCTATCGGTAAGTGCGACCAACAACAAGCCGGAAGATCTGGATCCGGGCATGACCAAGAAACAACAACATGCTTCCGATATTCTACCGCGTAACGAGACTGTATTGTGTGTCGATTTATTCCAGCGTGGAGTAGCCGGATTGAATTCATGGGGTGCAAGTCCGCTGTCACCATACAGATTCTTTGATAAAGAATACACATATAGCTATACAATCAGCGTTCTGAAATAA
- a CDS encoding glycoside hydrolase family 88 protein → MTKTEVVELIKKVNNHWQSTHPGHENSFWHRAAYHTGNMAAYEITGIEEYKAYSKAWSEKNEWKGAKSDNKPEWKYSYGETDEYVLFGDFQTCFQVYIDLYNLDEVKDEMKIARAKEVMKYQMSTPHVDYWWWADGLYMVMPVMTRLYKITGDQQYLDKLYEYFAYARDLMYDKESSLFYRDAKYIFPKHKTNKGLKDFWARGNGWVFAAIPRVLADLPHDNPHRGEYIQIYQDMAKAIAACQQKEGFWSRSMLDQEQAPGYETSGTAFFAYGFLWGVNNKILDENTYKPIIDQSWKYLTETALQPNGSIGYVQPIGERADQHKNVGPDTTADFGVGAFLLAATEMAKYLK, encoded by the coding sequence ATGACTAAAACGGAAGTCGTAGAATTAATCAAGAAAGTAAACAATCATTGGCAGTCTACTCATCCCGGGCATGAAAATTCTTTCTGGCACAGGGCGGCATACCATACAGGAAATATGGCTGCCTATGAAATCACCGGTATAGAAGAATATAAAGCGTATTCAAAAGCATGGTCGGAGAAAAATGAATGGAAGGGTGCAAAATCCGATAATAAACCGGAATGGAAATACTCTTACGGAGAAACGGATGAGTATGTACTGTTCGGAGACTTTCAGACTTGTTTTCAGGTGTACATAGATTTATATAATCTGGATGAAGTAAAAGATGAGATGAAAATAGCCCGTGCTAAAGAAGTGATGAAATACCAGATGTCTACACCTCATGTAGATTACTGGTGGTGGGCCGACGGATTGTATATGGTAATGCCTGTGATGACACGGCTATATAAGATAACGGGAGATCAGCAATATCTGGATAAGTTATACGAATATTTTGCATATGCCCGCGACTTAATGTATGACAAAGAAAGCTCCCTGTTTTACCGTGATGCCAAATATATCTTTCCGAAGCATAAGACAAACAAAGGATTGAAAGATTTTTGGGCAAGGGGTAACGGATGGGTTTTTGCAGCTATCCCCAGAGTGCTGGCAGACTTACCGCACGACAATCCGCACAGAGGCGAATATATACAGATCTATCAAGATATGGCAAAGGCTATAGCTGCCTGTCAGCAGAAAGAAGGTTTCTGGAGCCGTAGCATGCTTGATCAGGAACAAGCGCCTGGATATGAAACCAGTGGAACAGCATTTTTTGCCTATGGTTTTCTATGGGGAGTGAACAATAAAATATTGGATGAGAATACTTATAAACCGATAATTGATCAGAGTTGGAAATATCTGACAGAAACAGCTTTGCAACCTAATGGCTCGATAGGATATGTACAACCTATAGGTGAAAGGGCCGACCAGCATAAAAATGTAGGGCCTGATACAACAGCCGATTTCGGAGTAGGGGCATTCCTTCTGGCTGCTACAGAGATGGCCAAATACTTAAAATAA
- a CDS encoding DUF2264 domain-containing protein, whose amino-acid sequence MKNKIYTLLILTILFSLPSYANMNRKEEVPNDRTYWTDMLYKIASPVLSNMSKGELSKNMELELSPTWDGRDKRVSYMECFGRLMSGLAPWLSLPDDDTAEGKQRKQLREWALKSYAQAVDPASPDYLLWRNEGQPLVDAAYIASSFLRAPKQLWEPLDDLTKKRYIEEFQQLRRIDPPYTNWLLFSAMVESFLLSVDAQCDMYRIHSAIRKIEEWYVGDGWYSDGSHFAFDYYNSFVIQPMYVQVLEVLVDRQIRLRDKNLAVVQKNLDTAKKRMQRFGIILERFISPEATFPAFGRSMTYRMGAFQPLALLSWKEYLPEELPEGQVRNALTCVMKRMFSMEGNFNKGGFLQLGFAGHQPDLADWYTNNGSLYLTTEVFLPLGLPASHSFWTSPAQDWTEKKAWSGQSFPKDHAIRD is encoded by the coding sequence ATGAAAAACAAAATATATACACTACTGATACTTACAATCCTCTTTTCTTTACCATCATATGCAAATATGAATCGGAAAGAAGAGGTGCCAAATGACCGTACTTACTGGACAGATATGCTTTACAAAATAGCCTCGCCTGTTCTTAGTAATATGAGCAAAGGTGAGTTGTCTAAGAATATGGAACTGGAATTAAGCCCTACATGGGATGGGCGCGACAAACGTGTTTCATACATGGAATGCTTTGGTCGTCTGATGTCCGGATTGGCGCCATGGCTTAGCTTGCCGGATGATGATACTGCTGAAGGTAAGCAGCGGAAACAATTACGCGAATGGGCGCTTAAAAGTTATGCGCAGGCTGTAGATCCTGCCAGCCCGGATTATCTATTGTGGCGCAATGAAGGACAACCATTGGTAGATGCTGCATATATCGCTTCCAGTTTTTTGCGTGCACCTAAGCAGCTATGGGAGCCTTTGGATGACTTGACGAAGAAAAGATATATTGAAGAATTTCAGCAATTGCGCCGTATCGACCCTCCTTATACAAACTGGCTTTTGTTTTCGGCAATGGTAGAATCATTCTTACTCTCGGTAGATGCGCAATGCGATATGTACCGTATCCACAGTGCTATACGCAAGATTGAAGAATGGTATGTGGGAGATGGCTGGTACTCGGATGGCTCACATTTTGCATTCGACTATTACAACAGTTTTGTAATCCAGCCTATGTATGTACAGGTACTGGAAGTACTTGTTGACCGTCAGATCAGGTTGCGCGACAAGAATCTGGCTGTAGTGCAAAAGAATCTCGACACGGCAAAAAAACGCATGCAACGTTTTGGCATCATACTCGAACGTTTTATTTCGCCAGAAGCTACATTCCCTGCGTTTGGCCGCTCTATGACTTACCGTATGGGTGCGTTTCAACCACTGGCTTTATTGTCATGGAAAGAATATTTGCCGGAAGAGTTACCTGAGGGTCAAGTGCGTAATGCGTTAACATGTGTTATGAAGCGTATGTTCTCTATGGAAGGAAACTTCAATAAGGGAGGTTTCTTGCAGTTGGGTTTTGCGGGACATCAACCCGATTTGGCCGATTGGTATACCAATAATGGAAGTTTATATCTGACGACAGAAGTATTTCTTCCTCTGGGTTTGCCGGCCAGCCATTCTTTCTGGACTTCCCCGGCTCAGGACTGGACAGAAAAGAAAGCATGGAGCGGACAATCATTCCCTAAAGACCATGCAATAAGGGATTAA